In a single window of the Flavivirga spongiicola genome:
- a CDS encoding glycoside hydrolase family 2 TIM barrel-domain containing protein — MKYPYCFVVIISLIICSCTSKYEDVVFKEKAPQDWENPAVFQINKEAPRAYFIPFASIDEANTEDLWSSSFIRSLNGVWDFHLAQNPSERPAWFFKDDYDISDWGTINVPANWELEGYDYPIYTNAKYPHEKTPPTIQDHYNPVGSYKRAFKIPANWKNKEIFLHFGAAGSAVNIWVNEQFVGYSEDSKLPAEFNITKYLKGGDNTLAVEIYRWSDASYLEDQDFWRMSGITRDVFLMARNKQHIRDFKIKSGLDESYVNGEFSLDVILINPRRETKELIVEAVLFDNDQLLKKFEEKIKLTEEQSKLSFNETFQEVKQWSAEQPNLYELVMTLKDASEHVIEVIRQEVGFRTVEIKDGVLLVNGKYIYLKGTNMHEHHDVTGHYVDRETMLNDIKIMKEHNINAVRTSHYPQPEFWYTLCNKYGLYVVDEANIESHGMGYGEASLAKDSTWMDAHLYRTKNMYERDKNQPSVISWSLGNEAGNGVNFFATYKYLKEEDNTRPIQHERAENKDWNTDLYSSMYLPTDRMIKYAESDYDKPLILCEYAHAMGNSLGNFQDYWDVIEKYRALQGGFIWDWVDQGLLTENEDGEKYWAYGGDFGPKDVPSNGNFCNNGLVNPDRAVKPHLLEAKKVYQYIGFSPVNLENGVFNIQNKYGFTNLSEFDIDWAIIGDGKVIDSGNVESLNIEPDETAAIHLDYTIVPEPGTRYFLNFSAKTNQDKGILSKGHEVAREQFELPFYEETPKGDIKELPSLSFTQNETEATITGKSFTIVFDLKNGVMKSLKTDGIEFLSKGPIPNFWRAPIDNDFGNNLHKRSKIWRKAGENRKVRSVGLTQKTDHMVQLSYEFDLVNDTTGQNIGNYTSVYSIYGNGQVKVENDFQMSKDDLPEIVRMGMNLVMPGNFNQMSWQGRGPHESYWDRKTSAFVGLYEGSVAEQYWAYLRPQENGNKTDVDWLSITNKEGVGLLFVGNELLSVSAHHNIMEDFESLERTDGRAGITPNNRHTTDVKPRDLTSVNIDYKQMGVGGDDSWGAFTHPEYRLTSKQYQYTFSFKPIAKTDNVIESSKRMKSIMIHK; from the coding sequence AATATCCTTATTGTTTTGTTGTAATCATCTCACTAATTATTTGCTCTTGTACAAGTAAATACGAAGATGTTGTATTTAAAGAAAAAGCACCTCAAGATTGGGAAAACCCCGCAGTATTTCAAATTAATAAAGAAGCCCCTCGAGCATACTTTATACCATTTGCATCCATAGATGAAGCCAATACCGAGGATTTGTGGTCTTCATCATTTATAAGATCATTGAATGGTGTTTGGGACTTTCATTTGGCACAAAACCCTTCAGAAAGACCGGCTTGGTTTTTTAAAGATGATTATGATATCAGTGATTGGGGCACTATAAACGTACCAGCCAACTGGGAACTGGAAGGCTATGATTATCCCATATACACAAATGCTAAATACCCACATGAAAAAACCCCGCCAACTATTCAAGATCATTACAACCCAGTCGGTTCATATAAGCGAGCATTTAAAATACCAGCCAACTGGAAAAACAAGGAAATATTTCTTCATTTCGGTGCAGCAGGTTCTGCTGTAAATATATGGGTTAATGAGCAATTTGTTGGTTATAGTGAAGATAGTAAACTACCTGCCGAATTTAATATTACTAAATATTTAAAAGGAGGAGACAATACACTAGCTGTTGAAATCTATAGATGGAGTGATGCATCATACCTAGAAGATCAGGATTTTTGGAGAATGAGTGGGATAACACGTGATGTGTTTTTAATGGCGCGAAACAAACAACATATTCGGGATTTTAAAATAAAATCAGGCTTAGATGAAAGTTATGTAAATGGCGAATTTTCTTTAGATGTTATATTGATTAACCCACGAAGAGAAACAAAAGAATTAATTGTTGAAGCGGTACTATTTGATAACGATCAGCTACTCAAAAAATTTGAAGAAAAGATAAAACTAACAGAAGAACAATCAAAGTTAAGTTTTAATGAAACATTTCAGGAAGTTAAACAATGGTCGGCGGAACAGCCTAATCTCTATGAATTAGTAATGACCCTAAAAGATGCATCAGAGCATGTTATAGAGGTCATTAGGCAGGAAGTTGGTTTTCGGACCGTAGAAATTAAAGACGGTGTGCTTTTAGTAAATGGTAAATACATCTATCTTAAAGGAACAAACATGCACGAACATCATGATGTAACTGGACATTATGTAGATAGAGAAACCATGCTTAATGATATTAAAATTATGAAAGAACATAATATTAATGCTGTTCGTACATCACACTATCCGCAACCTGAATTTTGGTACACATTATGCAATAAATATGGCCTTTATGTAGTAGATGAAGCTAATATTGAATCTCATGGTATGGGCTATGGTGAAGCATCTTTAGCAAAAGATTCTACTTGGATGGATGCGCACTTGTATCGTACAAAAAACATGTATGAACGCGACAAAAATCAGCCGTCAGTTATTAGTTGGTCATTAGGCAATGAAGCCGGTAATGGTGTCAATTTTTTTGCAACTTATAAGTATTTAAAAGAAGAAGATAATACAAGACCTATACAACACGAAAGAGCAGAAAATAAAGACTGGAATACCGACCTTTACAGTAGTATGTATTTGCCTACTGACAGAATGATTAAATATGCCGAATCCGATTATGATAAACCCTTAATACTATGTGAATATGCGCATGCTATGGGGAATAGTTTGGGTAACTTTCAAGATTATTGGGATGTTATTGAAAAATACAGAGCCCTACAAGGTGGTTTTATATGGGATTGGGTTGATCAGGGGCTACTTACCGAAAATGAAGATGGCGAAAAATATTGGGCTTATGGGGGTGACTTTGGGCCAAAAGATGTACCTTCAAATGGTAATTTTTGTAACAATGGTTTAGTCAATCCAGATAGGGCTGTAAAACCGCATTTGCTTGAAGCTAAAAAAGTATATCAATATATTGGCTTTAGCCCTGTTAACTTAGAAAATGGAGTGTTTAATATCCAAAACAAATATGGGTTCACGAATTTATCTGAATTTGATATTGATTGGGCCATTATTGGAGATGGAAAAGTCATAGACAGTGGCAACGTTGAATCGTTAAATATTGAACCGGATGAGACAGCTGCTATTCATTTGGATTATACTATTGTACCAGAACCGGGAACACGTTATTTTTTAAATTTTTCAGCAAAAACAAATCAAGATAAAGGAATTCTTAGCAAAGGACATGAAGTTGCCAGAGAACAATTTGAATTGCCTTTTTACGAAGAAACTCCTAAAGGGGATATTAAAGAATTACCATCTCTTTCCTTTACCCAAAATGAAACTGAGGCTACGATAACCGGAAAATCATTTACTATTGTTTTTGATTTAAAGAATGGCGTCATGAAAAGTTTAAAAACCGATGGTATTGAATTCCTGAGTAAGGGACCAATCCCTAACTTTTGGCGTGCGCCTATAGATAATGATTTTGGCAATAACTTACATAAACGTTCTAAAATTTGGCGTAAAGCTGGAGAAAACAGGAAAGTACGTAGTGTAGGATTGACACAAAAAACAGATCATATGGTTCAACTCTCTTACGAATTTGATTTAGTTAATGATACCACAGGGCAGAACATTGGTAATTATACTTCAGTATATTCTATTTATGGTAATGGGCAAGTGAAAGTTGAAAATGATTTTCAGATGAGTAAAGATGATTTACCTGAAATAGTTAGAATGGGAATGAATTTGGTAATGCCTGGAAACTTTAATCAAATGTCATGGCAGGGTAGAGGCCCGCATGAATCATATTGGGATAGGAAAACAAGCGCATTTGTTGGTTTATATGAAGGCTCTGTTGCCGAACAGTATTGGGCATATTTACGTCCCCAGGAGAATGGAAACAAAACAGATGTAGATTGGTTGTCAATAACCAATAAAGAAGGAGTCGGCTTACTATTTGTTGGAAATGAATTACTCTCAGTAAGCGCACATCATAATATTATGGAAGATTTTGAGTCACTGGAAAGAACAGATGGAAGAGCAGGTATAACACCTAATAATCGACACACAACTGATGTAAAACCACGCGATCTTACTTCCGTAAATATAGACTATAAACAAATGGGCGTTGGCGGAGATGATAGCTGGGGTGCTTTTACGCATCCAGAATACAGGCTAACGAGTAAGCAGTATCAGTATACATTTTCATTCAAGCCTATAGCAAAAACAGATAACGTCATTGAAAGCTCAAAAAGAATGAAAAGTATCATGATTCACAAATAA